The DNA segment GATGTGATCAAGTCCAGTAAAAACATGACCTTCTTGTCCTGGCAAACACGCTTGACGGCACTCACTGGACgtcctttcacaataaaagtccgCTTGGAAGGTCAGCTTGGAAAAGTATTTGGatacaagaggtctcactcggaGAAATATCTGCAATCTTCTCTGTCATACAAAGCAGCCGAGAGAAAGAAGCAATATAAAAGCTGGCTTGTTCccgccacaataaaaggtctgTCCTGTGACGACCGTGTCTTCCTCACCACTCGTTCAAGCAAGAGCCTGCTCACGTTTGCTGTGATGTCCCGCCAGGAGACAACTCACCATGATCCTCCTCTTCCGGCTCCGGGTTGCAGTCATCATCGGTTTGTTCTTTCACGTCCATGTCTCCTTCGCTGTCCGCATGTTCTagtgcttcctcctcctcctcctcctcctccacctcgcTGAACACCTTGCCTTCCTTCGCCCGCTGACCCAACTCACAAAACCACGCCCTCACGTGTTGCTCGCTCATGTCCGACTTGGCTGCCAACGCATCCACGTCGCCTTCCCTCAGGACGCCGTGCTGGAGGTAGTAGTCCCTCAGGACCGCCTTGCCGCTTTTGgcctgcaacacacgcacatTTGTGTATGAAGTACACCACCCTGTCCGTCTCAAGGAAACTTCTGCTACTTTGTTGGAAAGGTCCCATCACCTCCTGGTGAGCTTGGATATCCAATCCTTCATTCTTTCACCACTCCATCCAAACATCCTTCATGCATTTGACTTGCTGCTAAATGGCTAATATTTGTGTACTTcaataaagttgaaaagaagGTGCTGGCTTTCCTCTCCATAGAAGggcggcagtgacaagcaccttccagctcacacTCACAAAGCTTTCaccatcttccacaatctgcacctattccagctggattccCTTTCTGCTtccctgttttaatttattccagcccagtgattggctgtccacccgtccagctgggataggctccaccacgcCCGCAACCTTTGAGAGCATAAAAACGTCAACGTATTTTTTGACGTCATCGCCACCCTAATTGAGATGCAGATGGAAGAGTAGTTTGTGCAACCTTGGAGGTATGAAGGATGGAACAAACTCCCCCTGCAGATGCAGAATATAGCAGCGTGTCACACATGCAGAGTGTGGAATGTTCAAGGGTCCTCCAGGTGGCTCTAGTCCTTGGGTTGGCTCCAGCAGCGGTTGGCTGTCGCCAGCGCCAGGTGTCCATCGTGGGATGTTGGCACACGGAGACGTCCTGCACCATCCAGCCTGGCCAACCACCTAACAGCACAGCATGGGTCATCTCGCCTTTCTGAGcgaatcaagcgctccttttctgTGACGTGCTACAAATGGTCTGTCTTGTACACAAACATGGCGTCGAGGGTGTTCATATTCACTCTAGAAATGACTTGCTAACCACTAGCAAGTTCGAGTGGCTGAACCAAAGCATCAAATGTCAGCACGTTCCTTGAACTCTTGGCCCCAGGGAGCATTTCAGCCCTAAAGATGGCTAACTGCAGGAAATACAGTCCAGATGTTGGATGTAATATCTGTGAGAAGTGACATGTACGTCtgtgttagcatggttagcattgTGTATGGCGCCAgcggctgacagcagctcctgtgtgagcGTGACTGCACCCTTGCAGTAGTACTGTCCATTAATGAGACAAGAAATGACCAACAGTTATCTCCTCTAGTCACGTCTTCCACATGGTGTGACATAATAGCATTGGTATTCTATGGAGCCCCACTGGGGTACCAGCCAGTGCCTTGTGGTGCCAGTCCCAATCCTGGACTAAATACAGAGAgttgtgtcaggaagggcatcccaTGTAAACATGTTGCCAAACCAACTATGCAAATCCATACTTCCATACCGGATCGGTCGAGGCCCGGGTTAACGACTGCCATCGGTGCTGTTCACCTACAGGGTGCGGGTGGAAATTGGGTACTGTTGTtcaaagaaggagaggaggaagatgtgtaCGTAAGAAGAGGGAAGAGGAGCGCCAAGAACCGAGAACTGAGAGCAGGGACTTTGAATGTTGGAACTATGACAGGACAAGGTAGAGTTGGTTGAcatgatgcagaggaggaaggtagACTACTGTGTGTCCAGGAGACCAGGTGGAAAGGTAGCAAGGCTAGATGTTTAGGAGCAGGGTTCAACTGGCTCTATCATGGTGGAGATGGAAGAGGAATAGAGTAGGAGGAGGTGGTAAAGAATGTCCTGGAGGTaaaaaggttagctaagaagAAGTGGGACAAGGGGATGACTGAAGAGAGTAGACAGGGGAACAGAGGGATGAATGCTAAGGTGAAAGGAGAGGCGGCAAAAACCAAACAAGAGGTCTATGATGACTTGTACGCTAGGTTGAACAGTAAGGAGGGAGAAATGGATCTCTCCAGGTCGGCAAGGCAGAGAGACGGAGATGGGAAGGACGTGCAGCAGGTCAGGGTGGTCAATGACAGGAATGGAAGTGTACCAACAGATGCCATTAGTGAGATGGGAAGATGGAAAGAGTATTTTAAAGAGTTGATAAATGAGGAAAAGGAGAGAGAAGGAAGAGTAGAAGAGGTGTCtgctgtggaccaggaagtagcaaagattGGTAAAGAGGAAGTAGGAAAAGGAAGAATAGTGGGAAGGCACTTGGTCCTGATGGTATACCCGTGAAGGTATGGAAGTGTCTAGGAGAGGCAGCAGTAGAGTTCCTGACTGGGCTGTTCAATAGGATCTTAGGTGGTGAGAAGATTCCATTCCTCAGGAATGGAGGAGAAGCGTGGAGAAGACGTTTATTGGTATTATGTCCCGATTCCACGATACCAGCCTGATAATGATCCATCTGTGGCAGCATGACATTCCACAGCCTGCGTGGAAGTCACATCATTATTCTCGCTAATTCAGAAATGCTACATGGGAGGCCCTGCAGTACTGCCCTCATCCTGaaggaggtgggggtgggggcgagCTCCAAAGGCTTCATTCATTAGaactccttcattcattcattcattctctacggCTCATCGTCTGGCTCATGAGGgttgctgtcttcgggcgagaggcggggtacaccctggactggtggccggccaatcacagggcacatatagacaaacaaccattcacactcacattcatacctatggacaattgggagtggccaatgaagctaacatgtttttggaacgtagGAGGAAAAtggctcctagctgtgtggcctgcgagctaaccacacCTCCACCGTGCAGGCTCATTTTTGGAACTtgttaatgaaaatatattggaaagaagaaatgtgttttattcAGGGAATTAAAGTTGCATTAATTGCTATTTAGGTGGGCTGCACgtcgactgagtggttagcacgcatgcctcacagctaggagaccagagttcaattccaccctctgccatttctgtgtgaagtttgcacgttctccccgtgcatgcgtgggtttcctccccaattccaaaaacatgctcggttaattgtccagaggtatgaatgtgggtgggaatggttgttctGTCGTGTATTTGTCAGCAAATTCCAAAATGTCTGCTTGAACAGAACCAAGCATTTCCAGAAGGGTAATGTAAACTGACCTGGCCGGGCGTGGCGCCCCCCTGTGGCGAGCGCTTGCAGGGATACGGCCGACGTGTTCTCCTGGACCAACCCCGGAAACGCTTCCTGGACTTCTTGTGGATTTTGGTCCCACCATTGAGCGCCTCGTCCACCTTCAGACAAAGCACATGATCACGTCACGACGTCACGTGATGTCAcatggtgggggggtggggtacCTTGCCGCTCTGGTACAGGTAGAACCACTTGAGGTTGCTGTTCTTGCAGGCGTACCGCGTGTCTCCGAACCAGTTGACGACGTAGGTGCGTGGCAGGCCGCTGTCCTCCGCCATCTTGTCGTACTCCTCGGTGGTCGGCCATTGCGAGCGGACGAAGGCTTTCTTCAGGATGTGGAGTTGCTCGGGCGTTTTCTTCATCATCCTGCGGCCCGAGGGGGTCACTGGGGGGCGTTCCCGAGTGGTGGCAGGTCTGAGCTTGTCTTCGGCCGTCTTTCCATCGAGCGAGCGCGGGTCCTGAGGTGTTTTGCGTCTCTCGATGAACCAGGCATCCACCTCGCGGCGCGTCAGCTTAGTGAGCGCCCGCAGACGCATCAGCTCGTCGTCTGACGGCGTGTCGGACTTGCGGAAACTGGACTCCAGAAGGAGGAGCTGCTCTGAAGTCTTCTCCTTGAACTTCTGGGGCGTGAAGTCTGGGAAGGCGTGGCGGAGTTTGGCGCGGCGGTCTCCCAGGGTGCGGGGCGAGGCCAGGGAAGCTGCGAACGTCGGCGAAGCGTCGCTGGCGTCGTCGCTGGAATCGATGACAATGGCGGCAGCGTTGTCGCCGGCATCGGCGTCATTTCCACTGCCTCTTGCCACCTGGGCGCCTGCAGCAGGCGCCGGCCCCCTGCCGGACGGACTGTCGGCGTGCAGGTCCTTGGAGTTGCGCTGGTTGTAGCGCGTGTCGCTGAACCACTTCTTGATGGCGCGTTTCGACAGCTTGGTGACCTGCATCAGGCGGGAAATCTCCGCCTCGGTGGCAAACTGACGCCTGCCGTAGCTCGCCTTCAGCTCGGCCAGCTGCTCTTTGGACTTTTTGGGTTTGGAGGCAGAGTCGAATGAGGCCGGCGAGGACACCTTCTCCGTCTTCGACTCAGATGTGGAGAGTTCAGCAGCTTTGGGCCGGTTGCCGAGAGCGCCGGCGACGGTCAGAGCGACGGGAGACCTCACAGACACGGTGCCGCCGACCCCGCTCACCTGCGTGAGGACGAGACCCGGCTGGCCCATGATCTGACAAGTCTGGAAGATGGACTGCAGGCCGTTGGCGGCGGGGATGACAGTGATGGTCTGGGGGATGGTCTGCACAGTGCCGTTAAACTTCTTCCTGCGCGCCTCCTCCACCTGCCAACGAGAAGCGGGTGACTTCTACAAGGTTCCCGCGGACTGGGCTGAGAAAGTCGTACAAAcgagggatcgaccgatatggtttttttcgggctgatgccgataccgatttttttccatcacccttagccgaaggccgattttgcttgggccgatatttgtggccgatactgcttttgctgcctcaatttacatgaaaaaaatgacaataataacaaatattccaggtctcaagtataaacaaatatttagttaaatgtaaacactgaacacagaagGATTGAGCTTTCTTTAACAAACATTTAAACAGcgttatcaactttaaaaggaataaatcttccattcaaccatgtgcaacatttctgtcgtagttttaAGATGCACATCCCCGAAACCacacgcgtatcggccgataccgattcaagtaaagaacgcaatcgaacgtatcggtcgatccttagtacaAACCTCCTCGGGTGTCCAACTGACGCCATGTTTGAGCCGCTGGGCGGAGAACCACACTTTGATGTTCTCCTCGCTGAACTTGGTCTGCGACGACAAGGCGGCGACCTCCGACACCGCTGGATAGGGAAACCTGCGCATGAGAAGACCTTTGACCTCCTGCCACAATTCTTTACATGGAAGTGTAACGCCGCCCCTGTGGGCGTGGCTACCTGTTGTAGGAGCTGACCAGCAGAACGTTATTGTCCATGGCAGCGTTGTAGGCAGGAATGCTGCTGACggggatgaggagctgcgtctgGTTCTGCTGGTTCTGCAAAGCTGACAGAACCTGGGCCAGCGTCCCAGCGGGTAGCACGGTGCCACCACTGCTGCCGCCTTTCACGTGCAGCACGTTGGCGCTGTTCACCACGAAGCTCGGGGACACCGTCTGGACGTGAAGGGGAGACGAGAGGGGGACGAGTCGTGGGCCGGTGGCAGTCACGGGCGACAGTGTGGGCGGGTCCTCGTACTCGTCAGTCTCGTCCTGGCTCTCCACTTTAATGCCGTCCTCGATGGCCATTTTGTGCGAGACTGTGAACTTTTTGGGCTCCGCCCTGCTCCTCATGATGGGGGTCTTGCTGAGGGCGATGCCTTTCCGACACACATCCTCCCCCTCGCCGGCTTCCATCTTAACGAAGCCGCCGTCGAAGGTGAGGTCGTTGACCGTCTGCTGGAAGACGGTCTCGTTATTACGTCTCACCATCGTGCGTGTGAAGTTGTCCTCGCCCGGGTGGTGGCGAGCGTTGTGCACCAGTAGCGTGTCGTAGCTGCAGGAGAGCGCACATTAGGACAAATAACCACACAACACACAGAGGTGGGCGGAGTCTACCTCCTGGTGTGGTAGTCGCACTCGACACACACGTACGACGTGTTGGTAACCACATCGGGATGCTCAGAGTCCACGTGCACGGTGAACAAATTGAGTTGAGACGTCCGGAAGTTGCAGTACTTGCATTCGTAACCTCCCTCGGTGGCGCTTGTGTGAGAGtaacccctcccccccacagGCCTGGAGACACTGAACTCGCCATCCTCGGACTCCACCTCATCCGTCACTTCCTCCGTGTCCTGATCGGAGTGGAGCGCCTCCCGAGGAGGAACCATGCACGGCGTGCTGGACTTCCTGCGGCTCGCCATCGTCCCTCGGGAGGGTGGAAGCTGCTTCAGTTGACGGCGCCTCCTTGTGGCGAATGCAAGTCCATCGCCCACCTTTCAAACCtgccaacaacaacaagcttTCACAACAGTGCACGTACACGCACGCTTTGTGCATCAACGAGCTCAGGAATGACAAGACAGACCGGAAGCGGCGTGGCGACAACCATAGACAATGCACGCGCGCGCGCACGTACAGAACTAGCGCGGAAGTGGCAAACAAACTGAAACGAGCACGGTGGCTCGCTTGCGTTAGCTAGCTGAGATGAGTGTTTACCTGCCGAGTCAGCACGAAGCTGACTAGAAGTTTCCAAGGAGCAGAGTAGCAGCTAGCTAAGTGCGGGTTAGTATTTGGCTAACCGTGGACTAGCGGCCGTGTAGCATCTTGGCTTCGGCGTGTGGATGCGCAGTCTTCCGCCTTTTGCCCACCGAGGAGTCCATATGTCGGAGCCGGGCAGAGCCGCTCCAGCCGCCACGAACAAGCAGACTATGGGCCGTCAGCTTCCGTCCCGACTGTCATAGTTTGTTTGCTGGGTTAACAACTAGGATAGTTTGGCGAAAAAGACGTCGATAATGGAGCGAATCTGACAATGAGCATTTTGATAGCGTTACCGATGTCAGCagtggcacacaaacacatccgCTTGGGGATTTTGGAAATAAAGTAGTCCGGTAAGTGAAGTAGTGTAAAAAGACATACCAGTTTGTTATATTAAAACATATATGATGGCGGACACCGTTTTGTATTAACTGCCATTATAATACCTGAGCTGGTCAGATGGAGCTTTTGCATACTGTGGGGCTCTCGATAAGACTAACGACCGACATTACggctttttattttgaagactaACATTGTAGCGGAAATGCTACCCGACTGACTGATGTGGAATTGATCGCTAAAGCTGTTGGTGTCTTTCTCATGAGCGTCACTGTGCGCGATGACGTCATCGGCGACCGTCTCCACTCGGCCGCAAAGTTGTTGGAAAACTTCATTTGAAATTGCTATAATACGATATAATCTAGCTAGGTGTGGTATACACtgataagaaaataaaagtaaCACGTTGTAGAcctgaataaatgaaatattttatgaaATACTTTTCATAGATGAAAGTGTTGacaacaaaatcaacaaaagTTATCAATGAAAGTCAAACGTATCAACCCATGGAAGTCTGGATTTGGAGTTATAGTCGAAATGAAAGTGGCAAAAACACTACAGGCTGATCCAACTTTGATGCTTTAGACAAGTCAAAATGAGGCTCAGTAGTGGGTGTGGCCTCCATGTGCCtgtatgacctccctacattgTAGGCGTTGCCTTGGCGTGTTCCTGATGATCCTCGGGGATCTCCTCCCAGACCTGGAATAAATCCACCATGGATGGAGCGAGACATGATGTCCCAgatgttctccattggattcAGGTCTGGGGAACAGGCGGACCTGTCCATAACAACAATGCCTTCATGTTGCAAGAACTAGAACTGCTGACACCATCCAGCCACATGAGGTCTAGCATTGTGTGGCATTAGGAGGACCTCGGGGGAAACCGCACCAGAATGTGGTCTCACAAGGGGTCTGAGGATCTCATGTTGGTACCTGATGGCAGTCAGGCTACTTTCTTGGCAACAATAAGGGCAGAAAGTACGCAGAACAAGCCAACAACATGCTGACTGCTTTCAGAAACCTGGGCTGCAGCAGGAGCGCCCAGATGCACTAGCTTTCCACATATGAACCGGAACCTTCTGAATCCTCAGAACCTGGGTTCGATGAGTGACGAGCAGGTGGAGAGATTCCATCAGGACATGAGAGAGATGGAGACCAGGTATCAGGGTcatgatggccgactactgtTGGAATCTGAAGAGAGACCTCCCTGCCGCTGAGCATTCCAGGAGTTCCAAGAAACGGATATTCAAGCCCACAATGATGATGCAACATGCAATTTCCTGTACTACCTTTATCAATGCCCACATTCATTTGACAGTAATCCATGTTTCTGTCAGGTAATCAATATATGGAATCAATAcatggaaaaagtgttttaccAACAACATACTATTTAGGATGAGAAGCATGACAAACATTAGCTGATAATGCCACAAAAATGTCATCGATGTCACAAGATCAGATTTTGTCAGACCGACAAAAACCTGACCTGATGAAGAGAAACGGATGCCAATTCCCGTTTCAGCAGTGAAGCCTAAATCAATTTGTAGTAGAGTAAGAGtagaatgaatgtttgttgtgtttgctgATGATGACTGACTCCGCCCACAGGACGTCATGCGTTGGAAGATGGATGCTATGGAAGATGGACCATAGATGACGCTGACAGGACACGCATTTCATGGGTACACAGCCTGACGGTGGCCCCGCCCACACGATGGCGTCACATGGAGGAGGTCAAGCCGGGGTCAGCGGGTTGGAGTTGCATCAGCTGCAGGGGGC comes from the Doryrhamphus excisus isolate RoL2022-K1 chromosome 14, RoL_Dexc_1.0, whole genome shotgun sequence genome and includes:
- the LOC131101882 gene encoding zinc fingers and homeoboxes protein 1-like isoform X1, with protein sequence MASRRKSSTPCMVPPREALHSDQDTEEVTDEVESEDGEFSVSRPVGGRGYSHTSATEGGYECKYCNFRTSQLNLFTVHVDSEHPDVVTNTSYVCVECDYHTRSYDTLLVHNARHHPGEDNFTRTMVRRNNETVFQQTVNDLTFDGGFVKMEAGEGEDVCRKGIALSKTPIMRSRAEPKKFTVSHKMAIEDGIKVESQDETDEYEDPPTLSPVTATGPRLVPLSSPLHVQTVSPSFVVNSANVLHVKGGSSGGTVLPAGTLAQVLSALQNQQNQTQLLIPVSSIPAYNAAMDNNVLLVSSYNRFPYPAVSEVAALSSQTKFSEENIKVWFSAQRLKHGVSWTPEEVEEARRKKFNGTVQTIPQTITVIPAANGLQSIFQTCQIMGQPGLVLTQVSGVGGTVSVRSPVALTVAGALGNRPKAAELSTSESKTEKVSSPASFDSASKPKKSKEQLAELKASYGRRQFATEAEISRLMQVTKLSKRAIKKWFSDTRYNQRNSKDLHADSPSGRGPAPAAGAQVARGSGNDADAGDNAAAIVIDSSDDASDASPTFAASLASPRTLGDRRAKLRHAFPDFTPQKFKEKTSEQLLLLESSFRKSDTPSDDELMRLRALTKLTRREVDAWFIERRKTPQDPRSLDGKTAEDKLRPATTRERPPVTPSGRRMMKKTPEQLHILKKAFVRSQWPTTEEYDKMAEDSGLPRTYVVNWFGDTRYACKNSNLKWFYLYQSGKVDEALNGGTKIHKKSRKRFRGWSRRTRRPYPCKRSPQGGATPGQAKSGKAVLRDYYLQHGVLREGDVDALAAKSDMSEQHVRAWFCELGQRAKEGKVFSEVEEEEEEEEALEHADSEGDMDVKEQTDDDCNPEPEEEDHGELSPGGTSQQT
- the LOC131101882 gene encoding zinc fingers and homeoboxes protein 1-like isoform X2; this translates as MASRRKSSTPCMVPPREALHSDQDTEEVTDEVESEDGEFSVSRPVGGRGYSHTSATEGGYECKYCNFRTSQLNLFTVHVDSEHPDVVTNTSYVCVECDYHTRSYDTLLVHNARHHPGEDNFTRTMVRRNNETVFQQTVNDLTFDGGFVKMEAGEGEDVCRKGIALSKTPIMRSRAEPKKFTVSHKMAIEDGIKVESQDETDEYEDPPTLSPVTATGPRLVPLSSPLHVQTVSPSFVVNSANVLHVKGGSSGGTVLPAGTLAQVLSALQNQQNQTQLLIPVSSIPAYNAAMDNNVLLVSSYNRFPYPAVSEVAALSSQTKFSEENIKVWFSAQRLKHGVSWTPEEVEEARRKKFNGTVQTIPQTITVIPAANGLQSIFQTCQIMGQPGLVLTQVSGVGGTVSVRSPVALTVAGALGNRPKAAELSTSESKTEKVSSPASFDSASKPKKSKEQLAELKASYGRRQFATEAEISRLMQVTKLSKRAIKKWFSDTRYNQRNSKDLHADSPSGRGPAPAAGAQVARGSGNDADAGDNAAAIVIDSSDDASDASPTFAASLASPRTLGDRRAKLRHAFPDFTPQKFKEKTSEQLLLLESSFRKSDTPSDDELMRLRALTKLTRREVDAWFIERRKTPQDPRSLDGKTAEDKLRPATTRERPPVTPSGRRMMKKTPEQLHILKKAFVRSQWPTTEEYDKMAEDSGLPRTYVVNWFGDTRYACKNSNLKWFYLYQSGKVDEALNGGTKIHKKSRKRFRGWSRRTRRPYPCKRSPQGGATPGQVVGQAGWCRTSPCANIPRWTPGAGDSQPLLEPTQGLEPPGGPLNIPHSACVTRCYILHLQGEFVPSFIPPRLRAWWSLSQLDGWTANHWAGIN